The following are encoded in a window of Castanea sativa cultivar Marrone di Chiusa Pesio chromosome 5, ASM4071231v1 genomic DNA:
- the LOC142635438 gene encoding uncharacterized protein LOC142635438, whose translation MKGFVEVIPRADHYLTGPSLKGIGGQGNEQVEAVNKVIVSGLKKMLDDAKGKWVDELSHVLWTYRITTCRSTGEKPLSMTYEAEAVIPLEIGFPTLRISLFTPNCNDDLLEKSLDLIEVQRENAMVQLSYYQQKLKQGYDSSVRLRPLAPGDLKVRKVVGTAKNLALEKLESNWEGSYRITSVASISAYFLEDLDENAISHPWNVNNLRMYYY comes from the exons atgaagggatttgtggaagtcataccgAGGGCAGATCACTATCTCACAGGGCCCTcactcaagggtattggtggtcAA GGAAATGAACAGGTCGAGGCTGTCAATAAGGTCATAGTAAGTGGGCTCAAGAAGAtgttggatgatgcgaagggcAAATGGGTAGATGAGCTGTCACATGTACTCTGGACATATCGGATTACCACTTGTAGGTCAACAGGGGAAAAACCCCTTTCAATGACTTATGAAGCTGAGGCTGTGATTCCTCTAGAAATTGGATTCCCAACGCTGAGAATAAGCTTATTCACTCCAAACTGCAATGACGACCTATTAGAGAAGAGCTTAGATCTTATTGAAGTGCAGAGAGAAAACGCTATGGTTCAGTTATcatattatcaacagaagctcaaACAGGGGTATGACTCAAGTGTAAGATTGAGACCATTAGCACCTGGAGACTTAAAggtaagaaaagttgtgggtactgcaAAGAACCTAGCATTGGAAAAGTTGGAGTCCAATTGGGAAGGGTCATACCGTATCACTTCAGTAGCTAGTATAAGTGCTTatttcctagaggatttagacGAAAATGCTATATCACATCCTTGGAATGTGAATAACCTACGaatgtactattattaa